From the Mangifera indica cultivar Alphonso chromosome 10, CATAS_Mindica_2.1, whole genome shotgun sequence genome, one window contains:
- the LOC123227606 gene encoding receptor-like kinase TMK3 — MRIQLVLSLVFLVLTPVLSVTDPGDVDILNQFKKNLENPELLQWPENGDPCGPPSWKHVFCANSRVTQIQVQSVGLKGPLPQNLNQLSKLENLGLQKNQFNGKLPSFGGLSSLKFAYLDKNEFDSIPADFFDGLVSLESLALDDNNFNATTGWSFPEGLKDSVQLSNLSCMNCNLVGHLPDFLGGLSSLRNLKLSGNSLSGEIPGSFKDLNLVNLWLNDQQGGGLSGPTDVVANIVSLQTLWLHGNQFIGKIPENIGNITALKDLNLNSNKLVGLIPPSLASMPLDNLDLNNNMLMGPIPEFSANKSSFSSNPFCLPTPGPCAPEVMALIEILDGLNYPQRLVASWSGNNPCTWFGLGCDHNNKVNVLNLPGSNLSGTLSPSVAKLDSLTQIRLQSNNLRGAIPMNWTSLKSLALLDLSRNNISPPLPKFSDSVHLVMEGNPLSNMNQSRTIPGGSPSRSSGLSDDPSAPTKGSNSGAVTSSVEPTKPKSSKRAVLVAIVAPVVSVAVVVLLAVPLYTYCRKNRKDTLQAPSSLVIYPRDPSDSDNMVKIVVANESTSTVTGSGSASISSSGIGDSHVSEAGNLVISVQVLRNVTKNFASENELGRGGFGVVYKGELDDGTKIAVKRMEAGVISSKALDEFQAEIAVLSEVRHRHLVSLLGYSIEGYERILVYEYMPQGALSKHLFHWKSLNLEPLSWKRRLNIALDVARGMEYLHTLAHQSFIHRDLKSSNILLGDDFRAKVSDFGLVKLAPDGEKSIVTRLAGTFGYLAPEYAVTGKITTKADVFSFGVVLMELLTGLMALDEDRPEESQYLAAWFWNIKSDKEKLRAVIDRALDVKDETFESICTIAELAGHCTTREPSQRPDMGHAVNILAPLVEKWKPLYDDPEDYCGIDYSLPLNQMVKDWQEAEAKDISYMDLEDSKGSIPTRRTGVAESFTSADGR; from the exons ATGAGAATTCAGCTTGTTTTGTCACTGGTTTTCTTAGTTTTGACACCTGTTTTAAGTGTCACTGATCCTGGAGATGTTGATATCCTGAACCAGTTCAAGAAGAACTTGGAGAATCCAGAGCTCTTGCAGTGGCCTGAAAATGGTGACCCTTGTGGCCCTCCAAGTTGGAAACATGTGTTCTGTGCTAATTCAAGGGTTACTCAGATTCAAGTTCAGAGTGTTGGGTTGAAAGGTCCTTTGCCTCAGAACCTGAACCAGCTTTCCAAGCTAGAAAATCTTGGTTTGCAGAAGAATCAGTTTAATGGGAAGTTGCCAAGTTTTGGGGGCTTATCAAGTCTGAAGTTTGCATATTTAGACAAGAATGAATTTGATTCCATTCCTGCAGATTTCTTTGATGGTCTTGTGAGTTTGGAGAGCTTGGCATTGGATGATAACAATTTTAATGCTACTACAGGGTGGTCTTTTCCTGAGGGGTTGAAAGATTCAGTACAATTGTCTAATCTCTCTTGTATGAATTGTAATTTGGTTGGCCATTTGCCAGATTTTCTTGGAGGGCTTTCTTCTTTGCGAAACTTGAAACTTTCAGGAAATAGTTTGTCAGGTGAAATTCCAGGGAGCTTTAAAGACTTGAACTTGGTGAATCTTTGGCTGAATGATCAGCAAGGTGGTGGACTGAGTGGTCCAACTGATGTGGTGGCCAATATTGTTTCACTTCAGACTCTTTGGCTTCATGGGAACCAGTTCATAGGAAAAATTCCAGAAAATATTGGTAATATAACTGCCTTGAAAGATCTTAATTTAAATAGTAACAAACTTGTTGGCCTTATTCCTCCAAGCTTAGCAAGTATGCCATTAGACAATTTAGATTTGAACAATAACATGTTAATGGGTCCAATCCCTGAGTTTAGTGCAAATAAGTCTTCTTTTAGTTCAAATCCATTCTGTCTACCGACTCCAGGGCCTTGCGCCCCGGAAGTTATGGCTCTTATCGAGATCCTTGATGGGTTAAATTACCCTCAGAGGCTTGTTGCTTCATGGTCTGGCAATAATCCTTGCACATGGTTTGGATTGGGTTGTGATCACAATAATAAGGTTAATGTTTTGAATTTGCCTGGTAGTAATCTTAGTGGCACACTGAGTCCTTCAGTTGCAAAGTTAGATTCTCTTACTCAGATTAGACTTCAGTCTAATAATCTTAGGGGTGCTATTCCAATGAACTGGACTAGTTTGAAATCTTTAGCATTGTTGGATCTCAGTAGAAACAACATTTCCCCTCCGCTGCCTAAATTCAGTGATTCTGTGCATCTAGTAATGGAAGGGAATCCTTTATCGAATATGAATCAGTCCAGGACAATTCCCGGAGGTAGTCCATCCAGGAGTTCAGGTTTATCTGACGACCCATCTGCTCCAACCAAAGGCTCAAATTCTGGTGCTGTAACTTCTTCAGTTGAACCAACCAAACCAAAAAGCTCCAAAAGAGCTGTTTTGGTAGCAATTGTAGCTCCGGTTGTTAGTGTTGCAGTTGTTGTTCTTCTGGCAGTTCCTCTATACACCTATTGCCGTAAGAACAGAAAAGACACCTTGCAGGCTCCAAGTTCTCTTGTAATTTACCCAAGAGATCCATCTGATTCAGATAATATGGTTAAGATTGTTGTTGCTAATGAAAGCACTTCAACAGTAACTGGGAGTGGTTCTGCTAGTATAAGCAGTAGTGGGATTGGTGACTCTCATGTCAGTGAAGCTGGAAATCTGGTAATATCAGTTCAAGTTCTTCGAAATGTGACTAAGAATTTTGCTTCAGAGAATGAGCTCGGCCGTGGAGGTTTCGGTGTAGTTTACAAGGGAGAGCTGGATGATGGAACTAAAATAGCTGTGAAAAGAATGGAAGCTGGTGTCATTAGCAGCAAAGCCCTGGATGAGTTCCAGGCTGAGATAGCTGTTCTTTCAGAGGTCCGACATCGTCACTTGGTATCTTTGTTGGGTTATTCCATTGAAGGCTACGAGAGAATTCTTGTTTATGAGTATATGCCTCAAGGAGCTCTAAGTAAGCATCTGTTCCACTGGAAGAGCTTAAACTTGGAGCCTCTCTCTTGGAAAAGGAGGCTAAATATTGCCTTAGATGTTGCCAGAGGGATGGAGTATCTTCACACTCTAGCTCACCAGAGTTTCATACATAGAGATCTTAAATCTTCAAATATCTTACTTGGGGATGATTTCAGAGCAAAAGTTTCGGACTTTGGGTTGGTGAAACTTGCTCCCGATGGTGAGAAATCTATCGTCACAAGGCTTGCTGGGACTTTCGGATACTTGGCACCAGAATATGCTG TGACAGGAAAGATCACAACAAAAGCTGATGTTTTCAGTTTTGGGGTTGTGTTAATGGAGCTCTTGACAGGATTGATGGCTCTTGATGAGGACAGGCCCGAGGAAAGCCAGTACTTGGCTGCATGGTTCTGGAACATAAAATCAGACAAAGAGAAGCTGAGGGCTGTTATTGACAGGGCCTTAGATGTGAAAGATGAAACATTTGAAAGTATCTGCACTATTGCTGAACTTGCTGGACACTGCACCACAAGGGAACCCAGTCAACGGCCAGACATGGGGCATGCCGTGAATATACTAGCACCACTTGTTGAAAAATGGAAACCATTGTATGATGATCCAGAAGATTATTGTGGCATCGATTACAGCCTACCCTTGAACCAAATGGTGAAGGACTGGCAGGAAGCTGAAGCGAAGGACATAAGTTATATGGACCTAGAAGACAGCAAAGGTAGTATCCCAACAAGACGAACTGGTGTTGCAGAATCTTTCACTTCTGCCGATGGTCGGTAA